Part of the bacterium genome, AAAAACCAAAGGCTGTGATAACTCCAGCCTCTGTCAGGTAAAGCAGCACGCCAAGAAACAAGTGGCGATAAAACCCTAGCCTTCTTTTTTCTGCTTATCTTTCTTTTTTTCGCCATCTCCTCCTTTATTTTCCAAACGATGATTAATTAAAGCAATATGCTTTGCCAACTCAGTTAAATCTGACTCTATAGCAGTAATTTTGACATAAAGGCGAAACACAAGATAAAACATAAGAAGAAAAGCAACAAAAAAGGCAATATCCGTGCCCCTTCCTACCCCAACCCAACGGGCAACCTTGTCAGTGTAGTAGGGGTGGCTGACCACAACTACAACTAACAGCCAAATAAGACTCCAAACCACAAAGTTGAAAGTATCAATTCTTTTCTCGCGGTAGCTGGCAGTTAAGCGAAGTAAAATCCAGATAGCAAAGACAAGAACTAAAATTTTAAGTATCATCGCTGAAACTTAATTGCCAAAAGCCGAGCTAAAGTCTTTAAACCATTTTTTAAAC contains:
- a CDS encoding DUF2304 domain-containing protein; this translates as MILKILVLVFAIWILLRLTASYREKRIDTFNFVVWSLIWLLVVVVVSHPYYTDKVARWVGVGRGTDIAFFVAFLLMFYLVFRLYVKITAIESDLTELAKHIALINHRLENKGGDGEKKKDKQKKEG